The Mycolicibacterium mageritense genome contains a region encoding:
- a CDS encoding suppressor of fused domain protein — protein sequence MIDVLAAVRDRLTEYYSAAGITAEPVSASVTFLGTERVDVLRFGPDLSAAAEDVYHYVTLGCSRHPMFDPTELVSDPIRGPRAEVTVSLRGPTPSGLARSLAVLAAAPAVEGLILEPDALVDLETPLFEAAPFTAFLLGPSAIGEVALPEPLSPVAVLAATPITPTEAAWVRLKGADAMREAWQTDGVDVLDPTRRAASPS from the coding sequence GTGATCGACGTTCTGGCCGCGGTGCGGGACAGGCTGACCGAGTATTACTCGGCGGCGGGCATCACCGCCGAACCCGTGAGCGCCAGCGTCACGTTCCTCGGTACCGAACGTGTCGACGTGCTGCGGTTCGGCCCGGATCTGAGCGCAGCCGCCGAGGACGTGTATCACTATGTGACGCTTGGATGTTCGCGGCACCCGATGTTCGACCCCACCGAGCTGGTGTCGGATCCGATCCGGGGTCCGCGCGCCGAGGTGACGGTGTCGCTGCGGGGGCCGACCCCGTCGGGGCTGGCCCGGTCGCTGGCCGTGCTGGCTGCCGCGCCCGCGGTCGAGGGGCTGATCCTGGAGCCCGACGCGCTGGTCGACTTGGAGACCCCGCTGTTCGAAGCGGCACCGTTCACGGCATTCCTGTTGGGCCCCAGCGCTATCGGTGAGGTCGCCCTGCCGGAGCCGTTGTCGCCCGTGGCCGTGCTGGCGGCGACGCCGATCACCCCGACCGAGGCCGCGTGGGTGCGGCTGAAGGGGGCCGACGCGATGCGCGAGGCATGGCAGACGGACGGGGTGGACGTGCTGGACCCCACCCGGCGGGCCGCGTCACCCAGTTAG
- a CDS encoding SDR family NAD(P)-dependent oxidoreductase, which produces MEGFAGKVAVVTGAGSGIGQALAIELGRSGAKLAISDVDTEGLAVTEERLKAIGAPVKADRLDVTEREAFELYASAVVEHFGKVNQIYNNAGIAFTGDVEVTSYKDIERVMDVDFWGVVNGTKAFLPHLIASGDGHVVNVSSIFGLFAVPGQAAYNSAKFAVRGFTEALRQEMALAKHPVKVTTVHPGGIKTAIARNATAAEGLDPQELAKVFDKKLANTSPQRAAKIILEAVRKNRARVLVGPDAKFLDLVVRVTGSGYQRLFSTAMSRILPY; this is translated from the coding sequence ATGGAGGGCTTTGCCGGGAAAGTCGCCGTCGTCACCGGCGCGGGATCGGGTATCGGCCAGGCGCTGGCCATCGAGCTGGGCCGCTCGGGCGCCAAGCTGGCCATCAGCGACGTAGACACCGAGGGCCTGGCCGTCACAGAGGAACGGCTCAAGGCCATCGGAGCGCCGGTGAAGGCCGACCGGCTCGACGTCACCGAGCGCGAGGCGTTCGAGCTGTACGCGAGCGCCGTCGTCGAACATTTCGGCAAGGTCAACCAGATCTACAACAACGCCGGGATCGCGTTCACCGGCGATGTCGAGGTCACCAGCTACAAGGACATCGAGCGCGTGATGGACGTCGACTTCTGGGGTGTCGTCAACGGCACCAAGGCGTTCCTGCCGCACCTGATCGCCTCGGGCGACGGCCACGTGGTCAACGTCTCGAGCATCTTCGGGCTGTTCGCGGTGCCGGGCCAGGCCGCCTACAACTCGGCGAAGTTCGCGGTGCGCGGGTTCACCGAAGCCCTGCGCCAGGAGATGGCCCTGGCCAAACATCCGGTCAAGGTGACCACCGTGCATCCGGGCGGCATCAAGACCGCGATCGCGCGCAACGCGACCGCGGCCGAAGGCCTCGACCCCCAGGAACTGGCCAAGGTTTTCGACAAGAAGCTTGCCAACACCTCACCGCAGCGAGCGGCCAAGATCATCCTGGAAGCCGTCCGCAAGAACCGGGCTCGCGTGCTGGTCGGCCCCGACGCCAAGTTCCTCGACCTGGTGGTGCGGGTGACCGGTTCGGGCTATCAGCGGCTGTTCTCGACGGCCATGTCCCGGATCCTGCCCTACTGA
- the corA gene encoding magnesium/cobalt transporter CorA, whose translation MPSFRALPPSLLRPASRSRAATSTDAKAIHVPVARAMVDCGVYCDGGRLPGKYTHAAALTKVRELEAEGKRAFVWIGLHEPDEFQMQAVADVFGLHELAVEDAVHAHQRPKLERYDKTLFLVLKTINYVEHESVANAREIVETGEIMIFVGPDFVVTVRHGEHGGLAGVRKRLDSTPAILKLGPFAVMHAIADHVVDHYLDVTDLIETDIDQMEEDIFSPLTQTNIECIYLLKREVVEMRRAVGPLTLALQRLLSDHNDLISVEVRRYMRDVHDHNVQASERVTSYDDMLSSLVQAALGKVAMQQNVDMRKISAYVAIAAVPTMIAGIYGMNFEHMPELKEVWGYPAVLALMVAICAFLYATFRRNHWL comes from the coding sequence ATGCCGTCATTCCGCGCGCTACCGCCCTCCCTGCTGCGGCCGGCCTCCCGGTCGCGCGCCGCGACGAGCACCGATGCCAAGGCCATTCACGTCCCGGTGGCCCGGGCCATGGTGGACTGCGGGGTGTACTGCGACGGCGGACGGCTGCCCGGCAAATACACGCACGCCGCCGCGCTCACCAAGGTCCGAGAGTTGGAGGCCGAAGGCAAGCGCGCGTTCGTCTGGATCGGACTGCACGAACCCGACGAGTTCCAGATGCAAGCGGTCGCGGATGTTTTCGGGCTGCACGAGCTGGCCGTCGAGGATGCCGTCCACGCCCACCAGCGCCCGAAACTGGAGCGGTACGACAAGACGCTGTTCCTGGTGCTCAAGACCATCAACTACGTCGAGCACGAATCGGTGGCCAACGCCCGCGAGATCGTCGAGACCGGCGAGATCATGATCTTCGTCGGGCCGGACTTCGTGGTGACCGTCCGCCACGGTGAACACGGCGGGCTGGCCGGGGTGCGCAAACGGCTCGACTCCACACCGGCCATCCTCAAACTGGGCCCGTTCGCGGTCATGCACGCGATCGCCGACCACGTCGTGGACCACTACCTCGATGTCACCGATCTCATCGAGACCGACATCGATCAGATGGAAGAAGACATCTTCTCGCCGCTCACGCAGACCAACATCGAGTGCATCTACCTGCTCAAGCGCGAAGTGGTCGAGATGCGCAGGGCGGTCGGCCCGCTCACGCTGGCGCTGCAGCGGCTGCTCAGCGACCACAACGACCTGATCTCGGTCGAGGTGCGCCGGTACATGCGCGACGTGCACGACCACAACGTGCAGGCCTCGGAGCGGGTCACGAGCTACGACGACATGCTCAGCTCACTCGTGCAGGCCGCGCTCGGCAAGGTCGCGATGCAGCAGAACGTCGACATGCGCAAGATCTCGGCCTATGTGGCGATCGCGGCCGTGCCGACCATGATCGCGGGCATCTACGGCATGAACTTCGAACACATGCCCGAACTCAAAGAGGTCTGGGGCTATCCCGCGGTCCTCGCCCTGATGGTCGCCATCTGCGCGTTCCTCTACGCCACGTTCCGCCGCAACCACTGGCTCTAA
- the map gene encoding type I methionyl aminopeptidase, whose amino-acid sequence MIELKTSAEIEQMRTTGRFVAEVLTELSAMADVGLNLLDLEHRARDMVKRRGAQSCYWDYAPSFGRGPFRNVICLSVNDAVLHGLPFDYVLRDGDVLSMDFAVSIDGWVADAARTVIVGTPAEEDVRLVRSTEEALAAGTAAAQPGGRLGDISAAIGAVAAEYGYPVNLEFGGHGLGRTMHEDPHVPNRGKPGRGMRLRPGMTLALEPWWARTSNRIVFDRDGWTIRSADGSRTAHTENTIAITEAGPVVLTR is encoded by the coding sequence GTGATCGAACTCAAGACGAGCGCCGAAATCGAGCAGATGCGAACCACCGGGCGGTTCGTCGCCGAGGTGCTCACCGAGCTCAGCGCGATGGCCGATGTCGGGCTGAATCTCCTCGACCTCGAACACCGGGCGCGCGACATGGTCAAACGCCGTGGCGCGCAGTCCTGCTACTGGGACTATGCCCCGTCGTTCGGCAGGGGGCCGTTCCGCAACGTGATCTGCTTGTCGGTGAACGACGCTGTGCTGCACGGGCTCCCGTTCGACTACGTACTGCGTGACGGTGACGTGCTCAGCATGGATTTTGCGGTCTCGATAGACGGCTGGGTCGCCGATGCCGCACGCACGGTGATCGTCGGGACGCCCGCCGAAGAAGACGTGCGGCTGGTCCGCTCGACCGAGGAGGCCCTCGCGGCGGGCACCGCGGCCGCGCAACCCGGCGGCCGGCTCGGGGACATCTCCGCGGCCATCGGCGCCGTCGCCGCGGAGTACGGGTATCCCGTCAACCTCGAGTTCGGCGGACACGGCCTCGGCCGCACCATGCACGAGGATCCGCACGTTCCCAACCGCGGCAAGCCCGGACGCGGCATGCGCCTGCGTCCCGGAATGACACTTGCGCTCGAGCCATGGTGGGCACGCACCAGCAATCGCATCGTCTTCGACCGCGACGGCTGGACGATCAGGTCCGCCGACGGATCCCGCACCGCCCACACCGAGAACACCATCGCGATCACCGAAGCCGGCCCGGTGGTCCTGACTCGCTAG
- a CDS encoding NAD(P)-dependent malic enzyme, whose product MVRTPQVVVEDAEIFAAHEGGKLSVELKSPLDTQRALSIAYTPGVAQVSRAIATDHTLAAKYTWANRLVAVVSDGSAVLGLGDIGPAASLPVMEGKSALFKSFAGLDSIPIVLDTKDPDEIVETLIRLRPTFGAVNLEDISAPRCFEIERRVIEALDCPVMHDDQHGTAIVVLAALLGATKVLERDMHELKVVVSGAGAAGVACTNILLAKGITDITVLDSQGIVHTDREGMNSFKNELAERTNPRGLTGGVAEALAGADVFLGVSAGIVPEELIATMAPGGIVFALSNPDPEIHPDAARKYAAVVATGRSDFPNQINNVLAFPGVFRGALDAGARRITEAMKVAAAEAIFSVVGDDLAVDHIVPSALDPRVGPAVAAAVAAASEG is encoded by the coding sequence ATGGTGCGTACCCCGCAAGTAGTCGTCGAAGACGCCGAGATCTTCGCGGCTCATGAAGGCGGAAAGCTCTCGGTCGAGCTGAAGTCGCCGCTGGACACCCAGCGCGCATTGTCGATCGCCTACACGCCGGGGGTTGCCCAGGTGAGCCGGGCCATCGCCACCGATCACACCCTCGCCGCCAAGTACACGTGGGCCAACCGCCTCGTCGCCGTGGTCAGTGACGGCAGCGCCGTGCTCGGCCTTGGCGACATCGGCCCCGCGGCGTCGCTGCCGGTGATGGAGGGCAAGAGCGCACTGTTCAAGTCGTTCGCGGGGCTCGACTCGATCCCGATCGTGCTCGACACGAAGGATCCCGACGAGATCGTCGAGACCCTGATCCGGCTGCGTCCGACCTTCGGTGCGGTGAACCTGGAGGACATCTCGGCGCCGCGGTGCTTCGAGATCGAGCGACGCGTCATCGAGGCGCTCGATTGCCCCGTGATGCACGACGACCAGCACGGCACCGCGATCGTGGTGCTGGCGGCACTGCTCGGCGCCACCAAGGTGCTGGAGCGCGACATGCACGAGCTCAAGGTTGTCGTGTCGGGCGCGGGCGCCGCGGGCGTCGCCTGCACCAACATCCTGCTGGCCAAGGGCATCACCGACATCACGGTGCTGGACTCGCAGGGCATCGTGCACACCGATCGCGAAGGCATGAACTCCTTCAAGAACGAGCTGGCCGAACGGACCAATCCGCGCGGGCTCACCGGCGGCGTGGCAGAGGCGCTGGCCGGTGCCGACGTCTTCCTCGGGGTGTCCGCGGGCATCGTGCCCGAGGAACTCATCGCCACGATGGCTCCCGGCGGAATCGTCTTCGCGCTGTCCAATCCGGACCCCGAGATCCACCCGGATGCGGCCCGCAAGTACGCAGCCGTGGTCGCGACCGGCCGCAGCGACTTCCCCAACCAGATCAACAACGTGCTGGCCTTCCCCGGCGTGTTCCGGGGTGCGCTCGACGCGGGCGCGCGGCGGATCACCGAAGCGATGAAGGTCGCCGCGGCCGAGGCAATCTTCTCCGTGGTCGGCGACGACCTCGCGGTCGACCACATCGTGCCGAGTGCGTTGGATCCGCGGGTCGGGCCGGCCGTCGCGGCAGCCGTCGCGGCCGCGTCAGAGGGCTGA
- a CDS encoding helix-turn-helix domain-containing protein, protein MVRTPLSPDQVAAGRRLGAALRSARGPRTLEDVARGAGISPETLRKIETGRLPSPAFGTIVGLSDALGLPLETLAAVWRPATAAAS, encoded by the coding sequence GTGGTCCGTACCCCGCTGAGCCCAGACCAGGTTGCCGCAGGCCGCAGGCTCGGCGCCGCGCTGCGGAGCGCGCGCGGCCCCCGGACCCTCGAAGACGTCGCACGCGGCGCGGGCATATCTCCCGAGACGTTGCGCAAGATCGAAACCGGCCGGTTGCCGTCCCCCGCGTTCGGCACCATCGTGGGACTGAGCGACGCACTGGGCCTGCCGCTGGAGACGCTGGCCGCGGTGTGGCGGCCCGCGACCGCCGCCGCGTCCTAG
- a CDS encoding glycine betaine ABC transporter substrate-binding protein, with translation MRRPLVLVLALLALVIAGCGGHRPAQPMMVGSGSGPESALVGQLYAAALRYYGTPAEVTAVKGALDALDSGEVTVLPGFTGQLLRLFDPDAVAHSDEQVYRDLVSVLPEGVAAGDYTMSAQDKPAMVVTEATASAWGGTDLSVLRRNCDKVVPGAVAGSHPPSSIGICVPRKVREFADRESLFAALRQGTINAAWATTADPEIPSEFVALADRTALIRAENLIPLYRRNALSERQILALNEIAGVLDTGSLADMRRKVAEGADARAVAEDFLQANPLGH, from the coding sequence GTGCGCCGTCCACTGGTGCTGGTGTTGGCGTTGCTGGCGCTGGTGATCGCCGGCTGCGGTGGGCACCGACCGGCCCAGCCCATGATGGTCGGGTCCGGGTCCGGCCCGGAGTCGGCACTGGTCGGCCAGCTGTATGCGGCCGCGCTGCGCTACTACGGCACGCCCGCCGAGGTGACCGCCGTCAAGGGGGCGCTCGATGCGCTGGACTCGGGTGAGGTGACGGTGCTGCCCGGGTTCACCGGGCAGCTGCTGCGGTTGTTCGACCCCGACGCGGTCGCCCACTCCGACGAGCAGGTGTACCGCGATCTGGTGTCGGTCCTGCCCGAAGGCGTAGCGGCGGGTGACTACACCATGTCGGCGCAGGACAAGCCCGCGATGGTGGTCACCGAGGCGACTGCGTCGGCGTGGGGCGGCACCGACCTGTCGGTGCTGCGCCGCAACTGCGACAAGGTGGTGCCCGGCGCGGTGGCGGGCTCGCATCCGCCGTCGTCGATCGGCATCTGCGTGCCACGCAAGGTACGCGAATTCGCGGACCGGGAAAGCCTTTTCGCAGCGCTGCGGCAGGGCACGATCAACGCGGCCTGGGCCACGACCGCGGATCCCGAGATCCCGTCGGAATTCGTGGCGCTCGCCGATCGCACGGCGTTGATCCGGGCCGAGAACCTGATCCCGCTCTACCGGCGCAACGCACTGTCCGAACGGCAGATCCTCGCGCTCAACGAGATCGCCGGCGTGCTCGACACTGGCTCGCTGGCGGACATGCGGCGCAAGGTCGCCGAGGGGGCCGACGCGCGTGCGGTCGCCGAAGATTTCCTGCAGGCCAACCCGCTCGGTCACTGA
- a CDS encoding multifunctional oxoglutarate decarboxylase/oxoglutarate dehydrogenase thiamine pyrophosphate-binding subunit/dihydrolipoyllysine-residue succinyltransferase subunit, with amino-acid sequence MTSSPSPFGQNEWLVEEMYRKFREDPSSVDPSWHEFLVDYSPEPAADTSAANGQPAAPAVPAQTTTTAPPPAPAPAPAAKPAKPAEPAKPAKPAATAPAPAEGDENQVLRGAAAAVVKNMNASLEVPTATSVRAIPAKLMIDNRIVINNHLKRTRGGKISFTHLLGYAIVQAVKKFPNMNRHFAEVNGKPNAVTPAHTNLGLAIDLPGKDGSRSLVVAAIKRCETMRFGQFIAAYEDIVRRARDGKLTAEDFSGVTISLTNPGTIGTVHSVPRLMAGQGAIIGAGAMEYPAEFQGASEERINEVGIGKLITLTSTYDHRIIQGAESGDFLRTIHQLLLDDEFFDEIFRELGIPYEPVRWRTDNPDSITDKNARIIELIAAYRNRGHLMADIDPLRLDKTRFRSHPDLDVLTHGLTLWDLDREFKVDGFAGKQYMKLRDVLSVLRDAYCRHVGVEYTHILEPEQQKWLQERIEIKHDKPTVAEQKYILSKLNAAEAFETFLQTKYVGQKRFSLEGAETVIPMMDAAIDQAAEHGLDEVVIGMPHRGRLNVLANIVGKPYSQIFTEFEGNLNPSQAHGSGDVKYHLGASGNYIQMFGDNDIEVSLTANPSHLEAVDPVLEGLVRAKQDLLDDGADAEGSQRFSVVPLMLHGDAAFAGQGVVAETLNLALLRGYRTGGTIHIVVNNQIGFTTAPTDSRSSEYCTDVAKMIGAPIFHVNGDDPEACAWVARLAIDFRQAFKKDVVIDMLCYRRRGHNEGDDPSMTQPYMYDVIDTKRGSRKAYTEALIGRGDISMKEAEDALRDYQGQLERVFNEVRELEKHAAEPSESVEADQQIPQRLATAVDKSLLARIGDAHLALPDGFTVHPRVKPVLEKRREMAYEGKIDWAFAELLALGSLVAEGKLVRLSGQDTQRGTFTQRHAVIVDRKTGEEFTPLQLLATNTDGTPTGGKFLVYNSALSEYAAVGFEYGYSVGNPDAMVLWEAQFGDFVNGAQSIIDEFISSGEAKWGQLSDVVLLLPHGHEGQGPDHTSGRIERFLQLWAEGSMTIAVPSTPANYFHLLRRHGLDGIQRPLIVFTPKSMLRNKAAVSDIRDFTENKFRSVLEEPTYTDGDGDRGKVRRVVLCSGKIYYDLVARKAKDNRDDVAIVRLEQLAPLPKRRLAETLDRYPNVTEKFWVQEEPANQGAWPSLGLTLPEVLPDYFTGIKRISRRAMSAPSSGSSKVHAVEQQEIIDEVFAS; translated from the coding sequence GTGACCAGTTCACCTTCACCATTCGGTCAGAACGAGTGGTTGGTAGAGGAGATGTATCGCAAGTTCCGCGAGGATCCCTCTTCGGTGGATCCGAGTTGGCACGAGTTCCTGGTCGACTACTCCCCCGAACCGGCCGCTGACACGTCGGCCGCCAACGGCCAGCCCGCCGCACCGGCGGTGCCGGCCCAGACGACCACCACCGCACCGCCCCCTGCTCCCGCTCCCGCTCCCGCCGCAAAGCCGGCCAAACCGGCAGAGCCTGCCAAGCCGGCGAAGCCCGCCGCGACCGCCCCCGCGCCCGCCGAGGGCGACGAGAACCAGGTGCTGCGTGGCGCGGCGGCGGCCGTGGTCAAGAACATGAACGCGTCGCTGGAGGTGCCGACCGCCACCAGCGTGCGGGCCATCCCGGCCAAGCTGATGATCGACAACCGCATCGTCATCAACAACCACCTCAAGCGCACGCGTGGCGGCAAGATCAGCTTCACCCACCTGCTGGGCTACGCGATCGTGCAGGCGGTCAAGAAGTTCCCGAACATGAACCGGCATTTCGCCGAGGTCAACGGCAAGCCCAACGCCGTCACACCGGCCCACACCAATCTGGGCCTGGCGATCGACCTGCCCGGCAAGGACGGCAGCCGCTCACTGGTCGTGGCGGCCATCAAGCGTTGCGAGACAATGCGTTTCGGCCAGTTCATCGCGGCCTACGAGGACATCGTGCGGCGCGCCCGCGACGGCAAGCTGACGGCCGAGGACTTCTCGGGCGTGACCATCTCGCTGACCAACCCGGGCACCATCGGCACCGTGCACTCGGTGCCGCGGCTCATGGCGGGCCAGGGCGCGATCATCGGCGCCGGCGCCATGGAGTACCCGGCGGAGTTCCAGGGCGCCAGCGAGGAACGCATCAACGAGGTCGGCATCGGCAAGCTGATCACCCTGACCTCGACCTACGACCACCGCATCATCCAGGGTGCGGAGTCGGGCGACTTCCTGCGCACCATCCACCAGTTGCTGCTCGACGACGAGTTCTTCGACGAGATCTTCCGCGAACTCGGCATCCCGTACGAGCCCGTGCGGTGGCGCACCGACAACCCGGACTCGATCACCGACAAGAACGCGCGCATCATCGAGCTGATCGCGGCGTACCGCAACCGCGGTCACCTGATGGCAGACATCGACCCGCTGCGCCTCGACAAGACCCGCTTCCGGTCGCACCCGGACCTCGACGTGCTCACGCACGGCCTGACGCTGTGGGATCTCGACCGCGAGTTCAAGGTCGACGGGTTCGCAGGCAAGCAGTACATGAAGCTGCGCGACGTGCTCTCGGTGCTGCGCGACGCGTACTGCCGCCACGTCGGCGTCGAGTACACCCACATCCTGGAGCCCGAGCAGCAGAAGTGGCTGCAGGAACGCATCGAGATCAAGCACGACAAGCCGACGGTCGCCGAGCAGAAGTACATCCTGTCCAAGCTCAATGCGGCCGAGGCGTTCGAGACCTTCCTGCAGACCAAGTACGTCGGGCAGAAGCGCTTCTCGCTCGAAGGTGCCGAGACCGTCATCCCGATGATGGACGCCGCGATCGACCAGGCCGCCGAACACGGCCTCGACGAGGTCGTGATCGGCATGCCGCACCGCGGCCGGCTCAACGTGCTGGCCAACATCGTGGGCAAGCCCTACTCCCAGATCTTCACCGAGTTCGAGGGCAACCTGAACCCGTCGCAGGCGCACGGCTCCGGTGACGTGAAGTACCACCTGGGCGCGTCGGGCAACTACATCCAGATGTTCGGCGACAACGACATCGAGGTGTCGCTGACGGCCAACCCCAGCCACTTGGAAGCCGTCGACCCCGTCCTGGAGGGACTGGTCCGCGCCAAGCAGGATCTGCTCGACGACGGCGCCGACGCCGAAGGCTCGCAGAGGTTCTCGGTGGTGCCGCTCATGCTGCACGGCGACGCCGCGTTCGCCGGCCAGGGCGTGGTCGCCGAGACGCTGAACCTGGCGTTGCTGCGTGGCTACCGCACCGGCGGCACCATCCACATCGTGGTGAACAACCAGATCGGATTCACCACGGCGCCAACGGATTCCCGCTCCAGCGAGTACTGCACCGATGTGGCCAAGATGATCGGCGCGCCGATCTTCCACGTCAACGGCGACGACCCGGAGGCCTGCGCCTGGGTGGCGCGCCTGGCCATCGACTTCCGCCAGGCGTTCAAGAAGGACGTCGTCATCGACATGCTGTGCTACCGCCGCCGCGGGCACAACGAGGGCGACGACCCGTCGATGACCCAGCCGTACATGTATGACGTCATCGACACCAAGCGCGGCTCCCGCAAGGCCTACACCGAAGCCCTGATCGGCCGCGGTGACATCTCGATGAAAGAGGCCGAGGACGCCCTGCGTGATTACCAGGGCCAGCTGGAGCGGGTTTTCAACGAGGTCCGTGAGCTGGAGAAGCACGCGGCCGAACCGAGCGAATCGGTGGAGGCCGACCAGCAGATCCCGCAGCGGCTCGCGACGGCGGTGGACAAGTCACTGCTGGCGCGCATCGGCGACGCACACCTGGCGTTGCCGGATGGCTTCACGGTGCATCCACGCGTCAAGCCTGTCCTGGAGAAGCGTCGGGAGATGGCTTACGAAGGCAAGATCGACTGGGCCTTCGCCGAGCTGCTGGCCCTCGGATCGCTCGTCGCCGAAGGCAAGCTGGTCAGACTCTCGGGTCAGGACACGCAGCGCGGCACCTTCACACAGCGCCACGCCGTCATCGTCGACCGCAAGACCGGCGAAGAGTTCACGCCGCTGCAGCTGCTGGCCACCAACACCGACGGCACCCCCACCGGCGGCAAGTTCCTGGTGTACAACTCCGCGCTGTCCGAGTACGCCGCGGTCGGCTTCGAGTACGGCTACTCGGTGGGCAACCCCGACGCCATGGTGTTGTGGGAGGCGCAGTTCGGCGACTTCGTCAACGGCGCCCAGTCGATCATCGACGAGTTCATCAGCTCCGGCGAGGCCAAGTGGGGCCAGCTCTCCGACGTCGTGCTGCTGCTGCCGCACGGCCACGAAGGCCAGGGCCCCGACCACACGTCGGGCCGCATCGAGCGCTTCCTGCAGCTGTGGGCCGAGGGTTCGATGACCATCGCGGTGCCGTCGACCCCGGCCAACTACTTCCACCTGCTGCGCCGCCACGGCCTCGACGGCATCCAGCGCCCGCTGATCGTGTTCACGCCGAAGTCGATGCTGCGCAACAAGGCCGCCGTCAGCGACATCCGCGACTTCACCGAGAACAAGTTCCGCTCGGTGCTGGAGGAGCCCACGTACACCGACGGTGACGGCGACCGCGGCAAGGTGCGGCGGGTCGTGCTGTGCAGCGGCAAGATCTACTACGACCTCGTCGCCCGCAAGGCCAAGGACAACCGTGACGACGTCGCGATCGTTCGTCTCGAACAACTCGCGCCGCTGCCCAAGCGCCGCCTGGCCGAGACGCTGGACCGCTACCCCAACGTCACGGAGAAGTTCTGGGTGCAGGAGGAACCGGCAAACCAGGGTGCCTGGCCGTCGTTGGGTCTGACGCTGCCCGAGGTGCTGCCCGACTACTTCACCGGCATCAAGCGCATCTCGCGCCGGGCCATGAGCGCGCCGTCCTCGGGTTCGTCGAAGGTGCACGCGGTCGAACAGCAGGAGATCATCGACGAGGTGTTCGCCTCGTAG
- a CDS encoding MFS transporter: MTIAADPVASAAPHDAKAVRTAVLASVVGTTIEWYDFFLYATAASLVFNHAFFPDQSSYVGTMLAFATFAVGFVVRPIGGFVFGHVGDRIGRKRTLALTMLLMGGATALMGLLPTAAQIGVLAPILLLVLRVVQGFALGGEWGGAVLLAVEHSPRHRRGLFGSIPQVGLALGLALGTGVFVVLQLALSAEAFQSYGWRIAFLISIVLVIFGVVVRFRVAETPAFEQIRRDDDRASVPLREIFTPPTLRSTVLGLLSRWGEGAAFNTWGVFTISYATATLHLGKVPVLVVVTAAAVLMAVLLPVSGLLADRFSPRTVYASGIAAYGLVVFPAFLLFGTRSIAAYAVGMLLAFGVIHAWFYGAQGTLYASLFPTRTRYTGLSTVYQLSGVYASGLTPLILTALIATGDGRPWYACAYLVGTAAISVVATLLLKPQH, encoded by the coding sequence GTGACTATCGCAGCTGACCCGGTCGCTTCCGCGGCGCCGCACGACGCGAAGGCAGTACGCACCGCCGTGCTGGCGAGCGTCGTGGGAACCACCATCGAGTGGTACGACTTCTTCCTCTACGCGACAGCGGCCAGCCTGGTCTTCAACCATGCGTTCTTCCCCGACCAGAGCTCGTATGTGGGCACCATGCTGGCGTTCGCGACGTTCGCGGTCGGGTTCGTCGTGCGGCCCATCGGTGGCTTCGTGTTCGGCCACGTCGGCGACCGGATCGGCCGTAAGCGCACCCTCGCGCTGACGATGCTGCTGATGGGTGGCGCGACAGCGCTGATGGGCCTGTTGCCGACGGCCGCGCAGATCGGGGTGCTCGCACCGATCCTGTTGCTGGTGTTGCGCGTCGTCCAGGGTTTCGCACTCGGCGGCGAATGGGGCGGTGCGGTGCTGCTGGCCGTCGAACACAGCCCGCGCCACCGCCGCGGCCTGTTCGGCAGCATCCCGCAAGTCGGGTTGGCGCTCGGGCTGGCCCTTGGCACGGGCGTGTTCGTGGTGCTGCAGCTCGCGCTGTCCGCCGAGGCGTTCCAGTCTTACGGCTGGCGCATCGCATTCCTCATCAGCATCGTTCTGGTGATCTTCGGTGTGGTGGTGCGGTTCCGGGTCGCCGAGACTCCGGCGTTCGAGCAGATCCGCCGCGACGACGACCGGGCCTCGGTGCCGCTGCGAGAGATCTTCACGCCGCCGACACTGCGGTCGACGGTGCTCGGCCTGCTGTCGCGCTGGGGCGAGGGCGCGGCGTTCAACACGTGGGGCGTTTTCACGATCTCGTATGCGACCGCGACGCTGCATCTCGGGAAGGTTCCGGTGCTGGTCGTGGTGACGGCCGCGGCGGTGCTGATGGCGGTGCTGCTGCCGGTTTCGGGTCTGCTGGCCGACCGGTTCAGTCCCCGCACGGTCTACGCAAGTGGCATCGCCGCGTACGGCCTCGTGGTGTTCCCGGCGTTCCTGCTGTTCGGCACGCGCAGCATCGCGGCCTATGCGGTGGGAATGCTGTTGGCGTTCGGCGTGATTCACGCGTGGTTCTACGGTGCACAGGGCACGCTGTACGCGTCGCTGTTCCCGACGCGCACGCGCTACACGGGACTGTCGACGGTGTATCAGCTCTCTGGCGTGTACGCGTCGGGGCTGACCCCGCTGATCCTGACCGCGCTGATCGCGACGGGCGACGGCAGGCCCTGGTACGCGTGCGCCTATCTGGTCGGTACGGCGGCCATCAGCGTGGTCGCGACGCTGCTGCTGAAACCACAGCACTGA